GAACAGGGTGCGTAAAGCAGATGGTAGTTTTAGTTagttattatatttgtGTTTGAGTTGGCGTGTGGTGTGAGTGATGAGGACAAGGTGTGTAATGCAGTAAAGGAATCAAcgttattttttgttatcGTTGATCAGCCATCTCCAAACCATGTCTCTTTGTTTGCCGTCAGTAGGAGTTCTAGTCTTGCCATACCAAAGGTTGTAGGAAGCATGCTTCCAACGGGACCATATATTGGGCAATTCTCCGTCGACTTGTAAACGAGCGTTAGCAATGTGGTTTGCGGTGGAGGTGCCTGCGTGGTTGTTCATCATTGTCAGTCTTGTAACTCTTCGTAAAGCTTTGAAGTTAGCTGCAGTGACAGCTAGAGCTGATGCGATGGAGAAAACAAATACTGAACCAAACCCAAACGTACTTTCTTCGATAAAATTCTTTAGATTCATACCGTAAAAGGCAGGGATAACAGTTGCCACAGTAAAGCCCAGGGTGTATATTGTTACTTTAAGTTCGAATAACATCAGGGAATTTCTGTTTGCATCCAAGATAATGTTGACCACATCTTCTGTAGATTTTATATCCTGCATGAGGGATCCGGACTGCTGGACATACTCATCGCACTGTTTGTAATAGGTTTCCAAAAGCATTTCAACATCTGagaagttattattttgcGTAGATCTAGTCTCAGAGAGATACATTGCAGCTAAATCCTCAGCACTTTCTAAAAGCTCATCCAAAGTATCTCTGATCAATAGTGACTTCTGGTAGAAAGAGGTCAACTCTTTCGACTTGATCAACAAATCACGCAGTTTATCTCTATCAATTTCATCCTCAAGTTCATTTAAAATCATGCCACAAACGCCTAAATGATGCTTGAATTCAGTCTCCAAGCATGTCATAACGTTAATAAGGATGGATTCCAGGGCCCGGTGTTCATAGTACTGTGAGGACATATGTTGTGTGGGAATATTCCGCGACAGCTTGGATTCCAAATCATACATTAATATGCCCAATTTCATCGCTGAATCCTTGTTTGATGTGTCAAAGACATACACGTTGTCCTTCTCAATTATAGCCTTCACATGAAGCAGATTAACCAAAAGACATGTAGGCTTAATCACAATAGAAGGGATCATATCAACTGTCGAAGAATCCAGCTTACG
This Eremothecium cymbalariae DBVPG#7215 chromosome 5, complete sequence DNA region includes the following protein-coding sequences:
- the MRS2 gene encoding Mrs2p (similar to Ashbya gossypii ADR359W), which gives rise to MWVRSIQRSSNYVFIRRFATKRLLLPTLENQVPSLKPITPNDAYVSCTIFNNKGDITAVSRKFPKLPFLRDHGLFPRDLRKLDSSTVDMIPSIVIKPTCLLVNLLHVKAIIEKDNVYVFDTSNKDSAMKLGILMYDLESKLSRNIPTQHMSSQYYEHRALESILINVMTCLETEFKHHLGVCGMILNELEDEIDRDKLRDLLIKSKELTSFYQKSLLIRDTLDELLESAEDLAAMYLSETRSTQNNNFSDVEMLLETYYKQCDEYVQQSGSLMQDIKSTEDVVNIILDANRNSLMLFELKVTIYTLGFTVATVIPAFYGMNLKNFIEESTFGFGSVFVFSIASALAVTAANFKALRRVTRLTMMNNHAGTSTANHIANARLQVDGELPNIWSRWKHASYNLWYGKTRTPTDGKQRDMVWRWLINDNKK